One window of Rhizobium leguminosarum genomic DNA carries:
- a CDS encoding Gfo/Idh/MocA family protein produces the protein MSPINLAIVGVGKIVRDQHLPSIAKNADFELVATASRHGTVEGIRSYTTIEAMLDAEPSVDAVSLCMPPQYRYEAAYKALVAGKHVFLEKPPGATLSEVADLEALAAKQGASLFASWHSRYAPAVEAAKAFLASTTIKSVHVIWKEDVRHWHPNQDWIWQAGGLGVFDPGINALSIVTHILPRPIFITEAVLEFPENRDAPIASDIRFRDADGLPVHAEFDWRQTGKQSWDIVAETAAGQMVLAEGGAKLSIDGTLTFAEPEQEYPSLYRRFAEIIKAGKSDVDLAPLRHVADAFMLGKRKFVDAFHD, from the coding sequence ATGTCCCCAATCAACCTCGCCATCGTCGGCGTCGGCAAGATCGTCCGCGACCAGCACCTCCCCTCCATCGCCAAGAACGCGGATTTCGAGCTTGTCGCCACGGCAAGCCGCCACGGCACGGTCGAAGGCATCAGGAGCTACACGACAATCGAGGCGATGCTCGACGCCGAGCCGTCGGTCGATGCGGTGTCGCTCTGCATGCCGCCGCAATACCGCTACGAGGCAGCCTATAAAGCGCTCGTCGCCGGCAAGCACGTCTTCCTGGAAAAGCCGCCCGGCGCAACGCTGAGCGAAGTGGCCGACCTCGAGGCGCTTGCCGCTAAGCAGGGCGCGTCGCTGTTTGCCAGCTGGCATTCGCGCTATGCGCCGGCCGTCGAGGCCGCCAAGGCGTTTCTGGCTTCGACGACGATCAAAAGCGTGCATGTGATCTGGAAAGAGGATGTCCGCCACTGGCATCCGAACCAGGATTGGATCTGGCAGGCCGGCGGCCTCGGCGTTTTCGATCCCGGCATCAACGCGCTGTCGATCGTCACCCATATCCTGCCGCGGCCGATCTTCATCACCGAGGCCGTGCTCGAATTTCCCGAGAACCGCGATGCGCCGATCGCGTCCGACATTCGCTTCCGCGATGCCGACGGCCTGCCGGTTCATGCCGAATTCGACTGGCGCCAGACCGGCAAGCAGAGCTGGGATATCGTCGCGGAGACGGCAGCCGGCCAGATGGTTCTCGCCGAAGGCGGCGCCAAGCTTTCTATCGACGGCACGCTGACCTTCGCCGAGCCGGAGCAGGAATATCCCTCGCTCTACCGTCGCTTCGCCGAAATCATCAAGGCCGGCAAATCGGATGTCGATCTCGCGCCGCTGCGCCATGTCGCCGACGCCTTCATGCTCGGCAAGCGAAAATTCGTGGACGCGTTCCACGACTGA
- a CDS encoding glutathione S-transferase family protein: MTRALYSLCGADEQRFFSPHCWKAVMALAHKRLDFEEIPTTYARIRAIGGGVSQTVPVLDDNGRLVSDSFDIALYLEEAYPERPSLFGGEGGKALSRMVEGYSQMIIHPAIMRIALLDIHANLDDGDKAYFRESREVRLGKPLEVIAADSEAEKAAFGAKLEPLRHMLKFQSFIGGQTPLFADYIVFGALQWLRVSAGLTMLAAADPVMAWFERCLDLHESRGRTVTAA, encoded by the coding sequence ATGACCCGAGCCCTCTATTCCCTGTGCGGCGCCGACGAACAGCGCTTCTTCTCGCCCCATTGCTGGAAGGCGGTGATGGCGCTGGCGCATAAGCGGCTGGATTTCGAGGAGATCCCGACGACCTATGCCCGCATCCGCGCAATCGGCGGCGGCGTCTCGCAGACGGTGCCCGTCCTCGACGATAACGGCCGGCTGGTCTCCGACAGTTTCGATATCGCCCTTTATCTCGAGGAGGCCTATCCCGAGCGGCCGTCGCTATTTGGCGGCGAGGGCGGCAAGGCGCTGTCGCGGATGGTGGAAGGCTATTCGCAGATGATCATCCATCCGGCGATCATGCGCATCGCCCTTCTCGACATTCACGCGAACCTCGACGACGGAGACAAGGCCTATTTCCGCGAGAGCCGTGAGGTCAGGCTCGGCAAACCGCTAGAGGTGATTGCCGCCGACAGCGAAGCGGAGAAGGCCGCCTTCGGCGCCAAGCTGGAGCCGCTCCGGCACATGCTGAAATTCCAATCGTTCATCGGTGGGCAGACACCGCTCTTTGCCGACTATATCGTCTTCGGCGCGCTGCAATGGCTGCGTGTTTCAGCCGGTCTCACCATGCTGGCTGCCGCCGATCCCGTCATGGCCTGGTTCGAGCGCTGCCTCGATCTCCATGAAAGCCGCGGCCGGACTGTGACAGCGGCGTGA
- the ndk gene encoding nucleoside-diphosphate kinase: MAIERTFSMIKPDATKRNLTGAITKMLEDAGLRVVASKRVWMSRREAEGFYAVHKERPFFGELVEGMISGPTVVQVLEGEGAILKNREIMGATNPANADEGTIRKVHALSIGENSVHGSDAPETAAQEIKYWFSDTEVVG; the protein is encoded by the coding sequence ATGGCGATTGAACGCACCTTCTCGATGATCAAGCCAGATGCAACCAAGCGCAACCTGACGGGCGCCATCACCAAGATGCTCGAAGATGCCGGCCTGCGCGTCGTCGCCTCCAAGCGCGTCTGGATGAGCCGTCGCGAAGCGGAAGGCTTCTACGCCGTTCACAAGGAGCGTCCTTTCTTCGGCGAACTCGTCGAAGGCATGATCTCCGGCCCGACCGTCGTTCAGGTACTGGAAGGCGAAGGCGCCATCCTCAAGAACCGCGAGATCATGGGCGCGACCAACCCGGCAAACGCTGACGAAGGCACGATCCGCAAGGTTCATGCCCTGTCGATCGGCGAAAATTCCGTCCACGGTTCGGATGCTCCGGAGACGGCTGCCCAGGAAATCAAGTACTGGTTCTCCGATACCGAAGTCGTCGGCTGA
- a CDS encoding GGDEF domain-containing protein gives MQNASANALVPREAVRPAPMPDIQKIAQHLARLNVAALPRNYELFHEAIIGLNAGLAQDIAALGPQPQQAMLDELGLKYRLVGHCGLAGETSRNEASRMLRDVADRLAEGLRHKDAFARACGTILKSVSDYDDQSLAAFLGEVDYLSASLATVLSAETEIAAKLQDDIKRLETLERGISAMQSAAVADRITGLPNRIALNREIADLYEREEGFAGSALIMVDIDNFSDLNERYGAQAGNKLLKKLAGLFRKSVKKNDFVARTEADEFALLFANVGMQDALTIAERLRASVEDNLVFATSDNADRGRLTISIGVALSTDAATPGQLQANARVALLAAQSNPRRPVQAFGH, from the coding sequence ATGCAGAATGCAAGCGCAAACGCATTGGTGCCGCGCGAGGCGGTGCGCCCGGCGCCTATGCCCGACATTCAGAAGATCGCCCAGCACCTGGCGCGCCTGAACGTCGCCGCCTTGCCGCGCAACTACGAACTCTTTCATGAGGCGATTATCGGGCTGAATGCCGGTCTTGCGCAGGATATCGCAGCACTCGGGCCGCAGCCGCAACAAGCGATGCTCGACGAACTCGGATTGAAATATCGCCTGGTCGGCCATTGCGGGCTGGCGGGTGAGACGTCGCGGAACGAGGCGAGCCGTATGCTGCGTGATGTAGCGGACAGGCTTGCCGAAGGACTGAGGCACAAGGACGCCTTTGCACGCGCCTGCGGCACAATCCTGAAATCGGTTTCCGACTATGACGACCAGAGCCTTGCCGCCTTCCTCGGCGAGGTCGACTACCTCTCCGCCTCGCTTGCGACGGTGCTGTCGGCGGAAACGGAGATCGCGGCTAAGCTGCAGGATGACATCAAGAGGCTGGAAACGCTGGAACGCGGCATTTCGGCGATGCAATCGGCGGCCGTCGCCGACAGGATCACCGGGCTTCCGAACCGCATCGCGCTGAACCGGGAGATAGCCGATCTCTATGAGCGCGAAGAGGGTTTTGCCGGCAGCGCGCTGATCATGGTCGATATCGACAATTTTTCCGATCTTAATGAAAGATATGGCGCCCAGGCAGGCAACAAGCTGCTGAAGAAGCTCGCCGGGCTTTTCCGCAAGTCGGTCAAGAAGAACGACTTCGTCGCCCGCACTGAGGCTGACGAATTCGCGCTGCTGTTTGCCAATGTCGGCATGCAGGATGCCTTGACGATCGCCGAGCGCCTGCGCGCCTCCGTCGAGGACAATCTCGTCTTCGCAACCTCTGATAACGCCGATCGCGGCAGGCTGACCATCTCGATCGGCGTGGCACTCAGCACCGATGCGGCAACACCGGGACAATTGCAGGCCAATGCCCGGGTGGCGCTTCTCGCCGCGCAGTCCAATCCGAGGCGGCCGGTGCAGGCTTTCGGACACTGA
- a CDS encoding DNA polymerase III subunit chi: MTDVLFYHLTETRLEDALPPLIDKSVERGWRVAIQTREPARRDVLDAHLWTFREESFLPHGTDEGDFAESQPVLLTVTPDNANAATVRFIIDGAEPPPVDAYERVVFMFDGHDQEQLEAARAQWKKLKGEGHNLTYWQQTPEGRWERKA, translated from the coding sequence ATGACGGACGTTCTCTTTTATCATCTGACCGAAACCAGGCTGGAGGACGCGCTTCCACCGCTGATCGACAAAAGCGTCGAGCGCGGCTGGCGCGTCGCCATTCAGACGCGTGAGCCGGCGCGGCGCGATGTTCTCGACGCGCATCTTTGGACGTTCCGCGAGGAGAGCTTCCTGCCCCACGGCACCGACGAGGGCGATTTCGCCGAAAGCCAGCCGGTGCTTTTGACGGTGACACCTGACAATGCCAATGCTGCGACCGTGCGTTTCATCATCGACGGCGCCGAGCCGCCGCCGGTTGATGCCTATGAGCGCGTTGTCTTCATGTTCGACGGTCACGACCAGGAGCAACTGGAGGCCGCCCGTGCGCAATGGAAGAAGCTGAAAGGCGAGGGGCATAACCTCACCTATTGGCAGCAGACGCCGGAAGGGCGGTGGGAAAGGAAGGCTTGA
- a CDS encoding polysaccharide deacetylase family protein, with amino-acid sequence MYRFFILSCMALTATLSACSTTKQAPDTSIKTSSVIAPEERKLAYAGDDAAPRMSGWHHLAGRTLEVSSLADLKLQDKEVILSFDDGPIPGRTDKVLAILDRFGVKGAFMMVGEMAAMHPALARKVAEDGNTIGSHTYDHANLSSLDFDAAMAEVIKGELAVTKATGTDVSFFRFPYLAESHRLRAAIAMRDLVVMDVDIDSKDYFATTPASVTQRTMDLLHKRGRGIILMHDIHKRTATMLPTLLSDLEAEGYKVVTLKFKKTQAPNNLVASADFVTTR; translated from the coding sequence ATGTATCGCTTTTTCATTCTGTCCTGCATGGCCCTTACGGCCACCCTGTCTGCCTGCAGCACCACCAAACAGGCCCCGGATACATCGATCAAGACCTCCTCGGTGATCGCGCCCGAGGAGCGGAAACTTGCCTATGCCGGCGACGATGCGGCGCCGCGCATGAGCGGCTGGCACCATCTGGCCGGACGAACGCTGGAAGTCTCCTCGCTCGCCGATCTCAAGCTGCAGGACAAGGAAGTGATCCTGAGCTTTGACGACGGCCCGATCCCCGGTCGGACAGACAAGGTGCTGGCGATCCTCGACCGGTTCGGCGTCAAGGGCGCCTTCATGATGGTCGGCGAAATGGCCGCAATGCATCCGGCGCTGGCCCGCAAGGTCGCTGAGGACGGCAACACGATCGGCAGTCACACCTATGACCACGCCAACCTGAGTTCGCTTGATTTCGACGCGGCGATGGCCGAGGTGATCAAGGGCGAATTGGCGGTGACCAAGGCGACGGGAACCGACGTCTCCTTCTTCCGCTTCCCCTATCTTGCCGAGAGCCACAGACTGCGCGCCGCGATCGCCATGCGCGATTTGGTGGTCATGGATGTCGATATCGACAGCAAGGACTATTTCGCCACAACACCGGCCTCCGTGACGCAGCGGACGATGGATCTGCTGCACAAACGCGGCCGCGGCATCATTCTGATGCATGACATCCACAAGCGCACCGCAACGATGCTGCCGACCCTGCTTTCGGACCTTGAAGCCGAAGGCTACAAGGTGGTGACGCTGAAGTTCAAGAAGACCCAGGCGCCGAACAACCTCGTCGCCTCGGCCGATTTCGTGACAACCCGGTAA
- a CDS encoding prolyl oligopeptidase family serine peptidase: MNLHLEMDDDPRTRLFIDEHNRVSDVALRTPEFVSDRDAIKALIERQDRLIVPMRRGAWLFDFRQSKDNPLGVWLRLPEDREPRPDADWEPVFDLDAFCVSEGKRWNWRGAVTCPWEPTRVLLTLSDGGSDLLRLLEFDAESKQIVEGGFDTPAARSHANWLSRDEICYFGSIDRFSATRSGWPRVGRRLKRGQRPEDATVMFEAANEDVYGFNLVIDPALSGASADAGLIDIFVAAHEIGVASAFLTADDGTQRRIDLPKEADFQFNHDHCLWRAKTDERVPTGSLVLQRFDPGSETAPLGPERILFQPGEGQSISQLMLMREWCVFIISDRLRPRLMVLDLTKPDAEQREIALPADMQTAHFRPLYADLHLGDDTLCIIGQGFLQPPACYRLALSDRSKEAEPIFVAAAPSYFDATDMSSELLEAVSEDGTRVAYRLVLPKQWTKGALPVLLYGYGGFDVSLSPNYSGVTGRWLEQGGAYVQAYIRGGGEFGPDWYRSAKRQGRDRAFADFVAIARDLVARGYTVPSRIACQGGSNGGLLTGVMLTRYPQDFGAVWCQVPVLDMTRFHLFSAGQAWMDEYGDPEISTDRDFMLGYSPLHNVRPATEITYPPIYIESSANDDRVHPSHARRFAARLEEAGHRPFFHEFGSGGHGGDGNSEERAARAAMGYSFLRQTIMG; this comes from the coding sequence ATGAACCTTCACCTCGAAATGGACGACGATCCGCGCACCCGCCTGTTCATCGACGAGCATAATCGCGTTTCCGACGTGGCACTCAGAACACCTGAATTCGTCAGCGATCGCGACGCGATCAAGGCGCTGATCGAGCGCCAGGACCGGCTGATCGTTCCGATGCGCCGCGGTGCGTGGCTGTTCGATTTCCGGCAGAGCAAGGACAATCCTCTCGGCGTCTGGCTCCGTCTGCCTGAAGACCGGGAGCCGCGGCCGGATGCCGATTGGGAGCCGGTCTTCGATCTCGATGCCTTCTGCGTCAGTGAAGGCAAGCGCTGGAACTGGCGCGGCGCCGTCACCTGCCCGTGGGAGCCGACGCGGGTGCTGCTCACCCTTTCGGACGGCGGCTCCGACCTTCTCCGGCTGCTCGAATTCGACGCAGAGAGCAAGCAGATCGTCGAGGGCGGTTTCGATACGCCGGCCGCGCGATCGCACGCCAATTGGCTGAGCCGCGACGAGATCTGCTATTTCGGTTCAATCGACCGATTTTCGGCGACCCGCTCCGGATGGCCGCGGGTCGGGCGGCGATTGAAGCGCGGGCAGCGGCCGGAAGATGCCACCGTCATGTTCGAAGCCGCAAACGAGGACGTCTACGGCTTCAATCTCGTCATCGACCCTGCCCTGTCAGGCGCTTCGGCGGATGCCGGATTGATCGACATTTTCGTCGCCGCCCATGAGATCGGCGTGGCCAGCGCTTTCCTGACTGCCGACGACGGCACACAGCGGCGCATCGATCTGCCCAAGGAGGCGGACTTCCAGTTCAATCACGATCATTGCCTCTGGCGGGCAAAGACCGATGAGCGGGTTCCCACCGGCAGCCTGGTGCTGCAGCGCTTCGATCCCGGCTCGGAGACAGCGCCGCTCGGGCCGGAGCGTATCCTGTTTCAGCCTGGCGAGGGCCAGTCGATCTCGCAGTTGATGCTGATGCGCGAGTGGTGCGTCTTCATCATTTCCGATCGGCTGCGCCCGCGGCTCATGGTGCTTGATCTGACGAAGCCCGATGCCGAACAGCGCGAGATCGCGCTGCCGGCGGACATGCAGACGGCTCATTTCAGGCCGCTCTATGCGGATCTGCATCTTGGCGACGACACGCTGTGCATCATCGGCCAAGGCTTCCTGCAGCCTCCGGCCTGTTACCGTCTCGCGCTGTCGGACCGCAGCAAGGAGGCCGAGCCGATTTTCGTCGCCGCGGCGCCCAGCTATTTCGATGCGACCGATATGTCATCCGAACTGCTGGAGGCGGTTTCCGAGGACGGAACCAGGGTTGCCTACCGGCTGGTCCTGCCGAAGCAATGGACTAAGGGCGCGCTGCCGGTGCTGCTTTACGGCTATGGCGGCTTCGATGTTTCGTTGTCGCCGAACTATTCCGGCGTGACAGGCCGCTGGCTGGAACAAGGCGGGGCCTATGTGCAGGCCTATATCCGCGGCGGCGGCGAATTCGGGCCCGACTGGTATCGCAGCGCCAAGCGGCAGGGGCGAGACAGGGCGTTTGCCGATTTCGTCGCCATCGCCCGCGATCTCGTCGCCCGCGGCTACACCGTGCCGTCGCGGATCGCCTGCCAGGGCGGCAGCAATGGCGGTCTGCTGACGGGCGTGATGCTGACGCGCTACCCACAAGATTTCGGCGCCGTCTGGTGCCAGGTGCCGGTGCTCGACATGACACGCTTCCACCTGTTCAGCGCGGGGCAGGCCTGGATGGACGAGTACGGCGATCCGGAGATTTCAACGGACCGGGATTTCATGCTCGGTTATTCGCCGCTCCACAATGTCAGGCCGGCGACTGAGATCACCTATCCGCCGATCTATATCGAAAGCTCCGCCAATGACGACCGCGTGCATCCCTCGCATGCGCGCCGCTTCGCCGCGCGGCTGGAAGAAGCAGGACACCGGCCGTTCTTCCATGAATTCGGCTCAGGCGGGCATGGCGGCGACGGCAATTCCGAAGAACGCGCCGCCCGCGCGGCAATGGGATACAGCTTCCTTCGCCAGACCATCATGGGCTAG
- a CDS encoding ABC-F family ATP-binding cassette domain-containing protein, with protein sequence MITLTDISARIAGRLLLDNASISLPSGTKAGLVGRNGAGKSTLFRVITGDLGSETGSVSIPKAARIGQVAQEAPATEDALIEIVLSADKERAALVAEAETATDPHRIAEIQMRLVDIDAHSAEARAASILAGLGFDQEAQARPASSFSGGWRMRVALAAVLFSEPDLLLLDEPTNYLDLEGTLWLEDYVRRYPHTVIIISHDRDLLNNAVNAIVHLDQKKLTFYRGGYDQFERQKAEADELQTKAKAKNDAARKHLQGFIDRFKAKASKARQAQSRVKALERMGTVAAVIEDHVQPITFPEPEKQPASPIVAIQSGAVGYEPGNPILKNLNLRIDNDDRIALLGSNGNGKSTFAKFISGRLAPESGEVKLAPSLKIGFFAQHQLDDLIPEQSPVEHVRRLMPGAPEPKVRARVAQMGLATEKMATAAKDLSGGEKARLLMGLAAFNAPNLLILDEPTNHLDIDSRRALIEALNDYEGAVILISHDRHLIEATVDRLWLVNGGTVTTFEGDMDEYRDLIVSSGKKKEEKPQLTEDATSKADQRKLNAERRASLTPLKKKINEIESLTAKLEKQIQALDAELANPALYEKTPAKAAEKVKQRGEAAAKLAAAEEDWLMLSAEYEEAMAG encoded by the coding sequence ATGATCACGCTCACCGATATTTCCGCCCGCATCGCAGGGCGCCTGCTTCTCGATAATGCCAGCATTTCGCTGCCTTCGGGCACGAAGGCGGGGCTCGTCGGGCGCAACGGCGCCGGCAAGTCGACGCTGTTTCGCGTCATCACCGGCGATCTCGGCTCGGAGACCGGATCGGTGTCGATCCCGAAGGCCGCACGCATCGGCCAGGTGGCGCAGGAAGCGCCGGCGACCGAGGACGCCCTGATCGAGATCGTGCTTTCAGCCGACAAGGAACGCGCGGCCCTCGTAGCCGAGGCGGAGACGGCGACCGATCCGCACCGCATTGCCGAAATCCAGATGCGCCTCGTCGATATCGATGCGCATTCGGCCGAAGCGCGCGCGGCGAGCATCCTTGCCGGCCTCGGCTTCGACCAGGAGGCGCAGGCCCGCCCGGCCTCGTCCTTTTCCGGCGGCTGGCGCATGCGCGTCGCCCTTGCCGCCGTGCTGTTTTCCGAGCCGGATCTGCTGCTGCTGGACGAGCCGACCAACTATCTCGACCTCGAAGGTACGCTATGGCTGGAAGACTATGTCCGGCGCTATCCGCACACCGTCATCATCATCAGCCACGACCGCGACCTCTTGAACAATGCGGTCAATGCGATCGTCCATCTCGACCAGAAGAAGCTGACCTTCTATCGCGGCGGTTACGACCAGTTCGAGCGGCAGAAGGCGGAAGCCGACGAGCTACAGACCAAGGCCAAGGCCAAAAACGACGCAGCCCGCAAACATCTGCAGGGCTTCATCGACCGCTTCAAGGCCAAGGCTTCCAAGGCCCGACAGGCGCAATCGCGCGTCAAGGCGCTCGAGCGCATGGGTACGGTCGCTGCTGTGATCGAGGATCACGTGCAGCCGATCACTTTTCCCGAGCCGGAAAAGCAGCCGGCCTCGCCGATCGTCGCGATCCAGAGCGGCGCCGTCGGCTACGAGCCCGGCAATCCGATCCTGAAGAACCTCAACCTGCGCATCGACAATGACGACCGCATCGCCCTGCTCGGCTCGAACGGCAACGGCAAATCGACCTTCGCCAAATTCATCTCCGGCCGGCTTGCGCCGGAAAGCGGTGAAGTGAAGCTGGCGCCGAGCCTGAAGATCGGCTTCTTCGCGCAGCACCAGCTCGACGACCTCATCCCTGAGCAATCGCCGGTGGAGCATGTGCGCCGGCTGATGCCCGGCGCGCCGGAGCCCAAGGTTCGCGCCCGCGTCGCCCAGATGGGGCTTGCCACCGAGAAGATGGCGACCGCCGCCAAGGATCTTTCCGGCGGTGAAAAAGCCCGCCTGCTGATGGGACTTGCCGCCTTCAATGCGCCCAATCTGCTGATCCTCGACGAACCCACAAACCATCTCGACATCGACAGCCGCCGGGCGCTGATCGAGGCGCTGAACGATTACGAAGGAGCGGTCATCCTGATCTCGCACGATCGCCATCTGATCGAGGCGACGGTCGACCGGCTGTGGCTGGTCAATGGCGGCACGGTGACGACCTTCGAAGGCGATATGGACGAATATCGCGACCTCATCGTCAGTTCAGGTAAAAAAAAAGAAGAAAAGCCGCAGCTAACTGAAGATGCGACGTCGAAGGCCGACCAGCGCAAGCTCAATGCCGAACGTCGCGCCTCGCTGACGCCGCTCAAGAAAAAGATCAACGAAATCGAATCCTTGACGGCGAAGCTGGAGAAACAGATTCAGGCGCTTGACGCGGAACTTGCAAATCCCGCCCTTTACGAGAAAACGCCCGCCAAGGCCGCCGAGAAGGTAAAGCAGCGCGGCGAGGCTGCGGCAAAACTGGCTGCCGCCGAGGAAGACTGGCTGATGCTTTCGGCCGAATACGAAGAAGCGATGGCGGGATAG
- a CDS encoding CGNR zinc finger domain-containing protein — protein MSFSWTPHRFAGGALALDVANSVVLRHDATRRIDRFAVRDQMRGFPRAAAEFCAERALFGDIAPVAAENETDFIALREAIDLYFRKRILKGGDDQLLALLLEALATVLRGASLGSLAAATAHSVLRLITMPDPERMKVCGNCGWLFIDRSKNRSRAWCDMAVCGNRAKANRHYRRKKEETP, from the coding sequence ATGAGCTTTTCCTGGACCCCTCATCGCTTTGCCGGCGGCGCACTGGCGCTCGATGTCGCCAACAGCGTCGTGCTGCGCCACGATGCAACGCGGCGGATCGACCGCTTCGCGGTTCGGGACCAGATGCGGGGCTTTCCGCGCGCCGCTGCCGAATTCTGCGCCGAACGCGCGCTTTTTGGTGATATCGCCCCAGTGGCGGCGGAAAACGAGACGGATTTCATTGCGCTGCGGGAAGCGATCGACCTCTATTTTCGCAAGCGTATACTCAAGGGCGGCGATGACCAATTGCTGGCCTTGCTGCTGGAAGCGCTGGCGACGGTGTTGCGCGGAGCAAGCCTCGGCAGCCTGGCGGCGGCCACCGCGCATTCGGTGCTGCGGCTGATCACCATGCCCGATCCGGAACGTATGAAGGTCTGCGGCAATTGCGGCTGGCTGTTCATCGACCGCAGCAAGAACAGGAGCCGCGCCTGGTGCGACATGGCGGTCTGCGGCAACCGCGCCAAGGCGAACCGGCACTATCGCCGCAAGAAGGAGGAGACGCCATGA
- a CDS encoding DinB family protein, which yields MLRHYRMFAAYNRWANAQVYAAAAELSDAEFRSDRGAFFGSLHRTLNHLLVADRIWMKRFTGTGEAPATLDAVLYEELDALAMARRAEDERIIAWTGTLDQATLAADFTYVPVTQAIEITQPLQPALAHLFNHQTHHRGQCHMTLTALGKTSLSLDLIYFLRSEGHEWMSSGPLN from the coding sequence ATGCTCCGACATTACAGGATGTTTGCTGCCTATAACCGCTGGGCCAACGCCCAAGTCTATGCGGCGGCGGCTGAACTCAGCGACGCGGAATTCCGCAGCGACCGCGGCGCCTTCTTCGGGTCGCTGCACCGCACGCTCAATCATCTGCTCGTCGCCGACCGGATATGGATGAAGCGCTTCACCGGCACCGGCGAAGCGCCGGCGACACTTGATGCCGTTCTCTATGAAGAGCTGGATGCGCTTGCCATGGCACGCAGGGCGGAGGACGAGCGGATCATTGCCTGGACGGGCACGCTTGATCAGGCAACCCTTGCCGCCGACTTCACCTATGTGCCGGTGACGCAGGCGATCGAGATCACCCAGCCATTGCAGCCGGCGCTCGCGCATCTCTTCAACCACCAGACCCATCATCGCGGCCAGTGCCACATGACGCTGACGGCGCTCGGCAAGACGAGCCTCAGTCTCGATCTCATCTACTTCCTGCGCAGTGAGGGCCACGAGTGGATGTCAAGCGGCCCTCTAAATTGA